gagagagaaagagaaggagagagagaaagagaaggagagagagaaagagaaggagagagagaaagagaaggagagagagaacgagaaggagagagagaacgagaaggagagagagaaagagaaggagagagagagagagagagagagagagagagagagagagagagagagagagagagagagagagagagagagagaaagagagagagagagagaaagagaagagagagagagaagagagagagaagagagagagagagagagagagagagagagagagagagagagagagagagagagagagagagagagagagagagagagagagagagagagagagagagagagaaagcgagagagagagagagagagagagagagagagagagagagagagagagagagagagagagagagagagagagagagagagagagagcgagagagagagagagagcgagagagagagagagagagagagagagagagagagcagagagagagagagagagagagagagagagagcgagagagagagagagagcgagaagagtgagagagaagagagagagagagagagagagagagagagcgagaaagagagagagagagagaccgagaaagagagagagagagagcgagaaagagagagagagagagcgagaaagagagagagagagagagagagagagagagagagagagagagagagagagagagagagagagagagagagagagagagagagagagagagagaaagagagagagagagagcgagaaagagagagagagagagagagagagagagagagagagagagagagagcgagaagagagagagagagagagagagagagagagagagcgagagagagagagagagcgagagagagagagagagagagagagagaaagagagagagagagagagagagagagagagagagagagagagagagagagagagagagagagagagagagagagagagagagagagagagagagagagagagagagagagagaagagagagagagagagagagaagagagagagagagagagagagagagagagaaagagagagagagagaaagagagagagagagagagagagagagagagagagagagagaaagagagagagagagagagagaagagagagagagagagaagagagagaagagaaagagagagagagagagagagagagagagagagaaagagagagagagagagagaaagagagagagagagaagagaggagagagagaaagagaaggagagagagagagagagagagaaagagagagagagagagagagagagaaagagagagagaaagagagagagagagagagagagagagagagagagagaaagagagagagagagagagagagagagagagagaagagagagagaagagagagagagagagagagagagagagagagagagaaagagagagagagagagagagagaagagagagagagagaagagagagagaaagagagagagagagagaaagagagagagagagagaaagagagagagagagagagagagaagagagagagagagagagagagagagagagagagagagagagagaagagagagagagagagagagagagagagagagagagagagagaaagagagagagagagagaaagagagagagagagagagaaagagaaggagagagagagagagaagagagagagagagagaagagagagagagagagagagagagagagagagagagagagagagagagagagagagaaaagagagagagagagagagagaaaagagagagagagagagagagagagagagaaaagagagagagagagagaaagagagagagagagagagaaagagagagagagagagagagagagagagagagagagagagagagagagaaaagagagagagagagagagagagaagaagaaagagagagagagagagagagagaaaaagagagagagagagagagagagagagagagagagagagagagagagagaaaagagagagagagagagagagagagagagagagagagagagagagagaaaaagagagagagagagagagagagagagagagagagagagagagagagaaagagagagagagagagagagagagagagagagagagagagagagaagagagagagagagagagagagagagaaagagagagagagagagagagagagagagagaagagagagagagagagagagagaagagagagagagagagagagagaaagagaagagagagagagagagaagagagagagagagagagagagagagaaagagaaagagagagagagaagagaaggagagagagaagagaaggagagagagaagagagaggagagagagagaaagagaagagagagagaaagagaggagagagagaaagagagagagagagagaacgagaaggagagagagaaagagaaggagagagagaaagagagaggagagagagaaagagagaagagagaagagagaagagagaaagagagagagagagagagagagagagagagagagagaaagagagagagaagagagaagagagagaaagagagaggaggaaagagagagagagagagagagagagaagagagagagaggagaggagagagagagagaaaagagagagagagagagagaagagagagagaaagaaggagagagagagaaagagagagagagagagagagagagagagaaagagagagagagagagagagagagagagtagagagagagagagagagagagagagagatagagagagaggagaaagagagatagagagagagagaagagaaaagagagagagagatgcgagagagagagagacgagagagagagagcgagcgagagagagacgagaagagagagagagaagagagaagaggagagagagaacaaagagagagatgagagagagagagagagaaagagaggaaggagagagagagagagagagagagagaggagagagagagagagaaagcgaggaagagagagaagagagagagatgagaaaaaagaggagagagaggagagagcagagagagagaagagagagaaagaggaaagagagagagagaaaagagagagagagaggaaagagagagagagagagagagaaagagaagagaaagagagagagaaaaagagagagagagagaaaaagagagagagagagagagagaaagaggagagaagacgagagaaaaagagagagagagagaaaagagaagaggagagagaaggagagcgagagaaaaagagagagagagagagagagagagagaaaaagagagatagagggagagagagagagaaaaaacgagaagagagagagagagagagagagaagagaagagagagagagagagagagagagagaaaaaaagagagagagagagagagagagaaaagagagagagagagagagagagagaaaaagagagagagagagagagagagagagagagagagagagagagagagaaagagagagagagagatagagagagaaaagagagagagaaaaagagagagagagagagagaaaaaagagagagagagagagagagaaaaagagagagagagagagaaaaagagagagagagagagagagagagagagagagagagagagagagagagagagagagagagagagagagagagagagaaaaagagagagagagagacagagtcagagatagaggaggagagggagagggaaagagacagacaagagggggagagggagagggaaagagacagacagagggggagagggagagggaaagagacagacagagggggagagggagagggaaagagagagacagagggggagagggagagggaaagagacagacagagggggagagggagagggaaagagacagacagagggggagagggagagggaaagagacagacagagggggagagggagagggagcgggagagggagagggaaagagagagacagagggggagggggagggggagggaaagagacagacagagggggagggggaggggaagagggagagagacagagggggagagggagagggaaagagacagacagagggggagagggagagggagcgggagagggagagggaaagagacagacagagggggagggggagggggagggaaagagacagacagagggggagggggaggggaagagggagagagacagagacaaaaggtaagggggagagggagagggagggagagggagagagacagacagaaggggagggggagaggaagagagacagagacagagacagagacaaaggggaagagggagagggagaaaaacaaagacaaaggggcagaggggggaggagaaaaagacagaaggggtgagggaaagagaaagagagaaagagaaagagagagagagagagagagagagagagagagagagagagagagagagagagagagagagagagagagagagagagagagaagagagagagagagaagagagagagagagagagagagagagagagaaagagagacagacagagagagagagagagagaaagagagagagagacagagagagagagagagagagaaagaaagagagagagagagagagagagaaagagagagagagagagatagagagagagacagagagagagagagagagagagagacagagagagagagagagagagagagagagagagagagagagagagagagagagagagagagagagagagagagagagagagagagagagagagagagagagcgagcgagagaaagagaaagagagagacagagagagtgagcgagagagagaaagagaaagacagaaaagagagagagagagagagagagagagagaaaagagagagagagagaaaaaaagagagagagagaaaaagagagggagagagagagaaagagagggagagagagagagagagagagaaagagagagaaagagagagagaaagagtgagagagagagagagagagagagagagagagagagagagagagagagagagagaaagagagagagagagagagagaaagagagagagagagaaagagagagagaaagagagagagagagagagagagagagagagagagagagagagaaagaaagagagagagagagagagaaagagagagaaagagagagagagagaagagagagagagagagagagagagacagagagagagagagagagagagagagagagagagagagagagagagagagagagagagagagagagagagagagagagaaagggggggagagagagagagaaagggggggagagagagagagaaaggggggagagagagagagaaagggggggagagagagagagaaagggagagagagagagagagagagagagagagagagagagagagacagagagagagagagagacagagacagagagagagagagagacagagagagagagagagagagagaggagagagagagagagagaggagagagagagagagagagagagagagacagagagagagagagagacagagagagagagagacagagagagagagagagagagagagagacagagagagagagagagacagagagagagagagacagagagagagagagagacagagagagagagagagacagagagagagagagagagagagagagagagagagacagagagagagagagagagacagagagagagagagacagagagagagagagagacagagagagagagagacagagagagagagagagagagagagagagagagagagagagagagagagagagagagagagagagagagagagagagagagagagacagagagagagagagagagagagagagagagagagagagagagagagagagagagagagagagagagagagagagagagacagacagacagacagagagagagagacagacagacagacagagagagagagacagacagacagacagagagagagacagacagagagagagagagacagagagagagacagagagagagagagagagagagagagagagagagagagagagagagagagagagagagagagagagagagagagagagagagaaatgaatgagcaagaggaagtagaggagattGAGTGAGCAAGAAAAAGCAATGGAGTGTGAGAAAGCATAACAGCataaaggtgagaaaaaaaaaagaaacacaaatgtaCTTTTCATAATATTCACTTACTTGCAAAGTTCCTACAATATTTGGTAAATCTTCTGGTTTAATATCTCGACCAATGGCATAATCTAACTCTAGTATTCCGTTTTTTTGATCCAGTTTGCCATGAATAATAtctggaaagggagagatattaaaagaaaggaaagtaagttGCAAGAAGATTTTCATACATTCACGGTTtcaatctatttattaatatatatatcggcataaatatacataacctAATTCATTTTGACTACAAAAtataggatgataattataattttaataaaaccATTCACCTAAATCATATAGTGCAAGTAATCAAGACATTTAAAGCAATacttacaaataaaaacataaaagtatggttaaataaaacaaataacattacCTGTATACATTGCCTCTATAATGAGGTCTTCTAACTCTCTTGTAGATGTCAGACCGAGCTGGGTGccaagagtggggaggggaataCTCTTCTGCCCCGTTGCCATTGAGACTATGGTCAAATGTCTCAATTTGGTCAACATGGCAGGCGTCAGGGGTGGGTATTTCGAAGATTCACGGACGTAATCGGCATAAACACCATAGGAAAAGAGCTGGAGCACCTCATAGTATGGGGCATGTTGAGAATTGTCTTTGAGCTGTTTCATGAAGAGACAGAAGATGAAGAATTAGCTTCATTGGTGAGgaaagggggacagggggagaatgagaaacaggaaaaaacaaaattaatggaGGAGGATAACAAACAAAGGGAGAGCAAGATCAAATTTGATACTACAAATACATTCACTacaaacctataaaaaaaaaaaagtagaaataccCACAAcgcaaaaacaagatttattgaaaatgaggccTAGAACTGAatatggatttcaaaactgttttcttattttcaataaatctcacttttgcattgtgagtttttcaaccatagtatctacacagaagagtgttttaccaatcatgtgtgtatatgtatatgtgtgtgtgtgtgtgtgtgtgtgtgtgtgtgtgtgtgtgtgtgtgtgtgtgtgtgtgtgtgtgtgtgtgtgtgtgtgtgtgtgtgtgtgtgtgtgtatatatatatatatatatatatatatatatatatatatatatatgtgtatatatatatatatatatatatatatatatatatatatatatatatatatatatatatacatacatatatataaatgtgtgtgtgtggttatcacCCTTAACCCTTTATATCCAGAAAACTATACAGTCACTTGAGCAGATGAATTTTTGCCTCTCATTCCATTGTTTTGGGGTATTTTTTATACTTGCCTCCAAAAGATTGTGTCAATTCTAATTAATTACACAGATACAGAGTTTACCTAAGAAATTAGGCACGACAACACCCTAGACAGAAAAgggttatacacacatacatacacatagccaAACTACTCACATCTGTTATATTTGGCATGTCTAGAAGCTCCCCGAAAACGTAAACCTCCGGAGCCTCCAGAACCTGCTTTACAAGTTGAACGGCAGCAGCTCCTTTGGCCTGTTTGGCTAGCAGAATGTACTGTTCTGCTGGGTTACTCTGCGAGGCTTTGTCACCCATATTTTTGGAGTCTCTATAGAAAgagcggaggaaaaaaaaaagttttatttcatataatttatgACTTTTTATATGTTCAGGTTGACGTTACAGAGGATGTCTAACGAAATTGATATAGCAGTGTATCCAATAAATTCAATTATTTTCTCTATAGGCCCTCTAGTGAGTAGCTTTTAGAAAATAACCTTAGATTTTGATTTAGAAAAACATGGAAGTAAATAAAACTGTAGAGGCACTCACTTGCTGGCTAAGATATAAGGTGCTGAAAACATGCTCGCTATGCAGATTATATTGCAAATAAACTCACACTGACAGACTGATACAAAGATGAAGATTtagaaataataaaggaaaaaatacatctTCAGAGAATCTTTTCTGCTAAGACATATTTTGCAAATGTCTTGTTTCATTCTTACAGTACAATGCTAATTACttacacatatgcaaatgcaaaaCCAAACCATATGTATTCATAATCACAAAATAGATATTAAAGtacaatgaaagaagagaaaatagctaTGGAATTTtcagattttataaaaaaaaaaaaaaaaaatctctacatAAACTCCTTCACAATAAAGGCAAGAAAATGAATCAAATACAGTACAAATTATAAGACACCAACTACTAACAAAACCAGAAATACTTTGTTGCACTATATATTTTTTGAGCAGGATATATTAGAATTCCCTTcagatataatgtatttataattcactgactcactgacaACCAGATTTGGCTGATGCTTGGCTTTCTGTTAAGGGATATAATTCTGAATATGCagtaaatatttcattttattgttaatcTAGCAACACCATAAAAGCAACAAATTCAGATAAAATCACTACAATTGACAACTTTAAACATTACTGCTAATTATACCAAACTTAAAAACTGACTTCTATATGCATATTCCTAGCTCCTTCAGTAGATTTCTCTAAAACAAACTTGAAAGTATTCAACATTATAAAAATTAactgaaatataaaaatgtaagaaaaatcaTACACTTACAACTAGCACAGAATACATATTTAGTTGTCTTAAATGGAGAACTAAAATCCAGACCCAGCACCCACCTTCGGCCAAAAACAGTACAGCAAGAAAAAATTACCGAAACATTTCTTGAGGGAATACCACAAACAAAAATTGAAACTACACAAAGCATATTCAGAACACGTGATGGCTCTGTATACCCTGAAAAATTGGATGACCTTAAAGCCCAAAGCATCAATCAGGAGAAATTACCATAGAAAAGCCTGCAGTTTTAACACATTTGAATTTTATCCAACAGGTttataggagagaaaaaaataaataaataaatagtaataataaggataaataagcTAGACCCAACTCTAGTGTATTACAATAAAGTAATACCTGTGAACATGAAACATGAAACAGTACTACATGACTGCCGCACCCTCAGTCCACATATCATGCAAGGCGATGGGCTGAAAAACCATCACCTTTCAACCAAACTACAAAGTGAGGACAGTCCCCTCACAGCAAGAGTGTGAGTGGACTGAACCAACAGTAAATGGCACCAACACATACTTGTCTGCGGCTGTCATGTTGGCGGCACTCATACTACGCTGATGGGATGACTCTGCCCTAATGAGAGATAAAtcagatgggtatatatatatatatttcattcaagAAAACCTTTCATTTTATTCTAGCCTTCATAACTGAAGTTgttatacacacatttttcttttcaatttctagATTTCAGTTTAATCTTAGACAATTTTACAAACTTTTCTTCATCTTACTCTTAAAATAGCCAAAGCTATGACATCACTACTAACACTGACACATATAATGCCTCTGTGCTGAGTAAGTCAAAATACATGCTGTGCACCTCACTAAAATATTATGAAATTCCTGGAACAAGACACTTTAGCAAATCACAGACAGAAGTCAATTATCACTGATTATTCTAATATTACTAGTTGTAA
The nucleotide sequence above comes from Penaeus chinensis breed Huanghai No. 1 chromosome 3, ASM1920278v2, whole genome shotgun sequence. Encoded proteins:
- the LOC125043211 gene encoding COP9 signalosome complex subunit 7b-like isoform X2 — translated: MGDKASQSNPAEQYILLAKQAKGAAAVQLVKQVLEAPEVYVFGELLDMPNITDLKDNSQHAPYYEVLQLFSYGVYADYVRESSKYPPLTPAMLTKLRHLTIVSMATGQKSIPLPTLGTQLGLTSTRELEDLIIEAMYTDIIHGKLDQKNGILELDYAIGRDIKPEDLPNIVGTLQSWCDTCDTMLANIDQLITRANSDKEKHLKHRNSLEAEVLNIKASLKTQAQEGDEALVSDSRDHDKKRPAKKGIRASSSKFWPKSS
- the LOC125043211 gene encoding COP9 signalosome complex subunit 7b-like isoform X1 produces the protein MSAANMTAADKDSKNMGDKASQSNPAEQYILLAKQAKGAAAVQLVKQVLEAPEVYVFGELLDMPNITDLKDNSQHAPYYEVLQLFSYGVYADYVRESSKYPPLTPAMLTKLRHLTIVSMATGQKSIPLPTLGTQLGLTSTRELEDLIIEAMYTDIIHGKLDQKNGILELDYAIGRDIKPEDLPNIVGTLQSWCDTCDTMLANIDQLITRANSDKEKHLKHRNSLEAEVLNIKASLKTQAQEGDEALVSDSRDHDKKRPAKKGIRASSSKFWPKSS